Below is a window of Enterococcus gilvus ATCC BAA-350 DNA.
TCGTTAACGACAGCATAATCATAAAGGGCCATCATTTCGATTTCTTGGCGTGCAACACGCATGCGTTCTTCAATCACTTCAGGGCTGTCCGTACCGCGTCCAACGATCCGCGCTTTTAATTCTGCAAGATCCGGCGGCGTGAGAAAGATGAAGACGCCGTCTGGGACTTTTTCTTTTACTTGCTGCGCCCCTTGGACCTCAATCTCTAAAAAGACGTCCTTGCCTTCGTCCAACGTTTGGTTCACATAAGTGAGCGGTGTGCCATAATAATTTCCAACATACTCTGCATATTCCAGCATTTCGCCAGCTTCAATCATGGCCTCAAATTCTTCTTTGGTGCGGAAATAATAATCGACACCGTCTACTTCCCCTTCCCGCATCGGACGGGTGGTCATTGAGACAGAGTATTGAAACTCGTTATCGTCTCTTTCAAAAATGGCTTTTCTGACCGTTCCTTTTCCAACTCCGGAAGGTCCCGACAATACAATCAACAGTCCTCGTTCAGACATACTAACGCCCTTTCATGCTCTTTTTAGCTAACGCCTATTGTGCACTTTTTTTGTGAATATTTCAAGAGGCATCGTTGACCCGCACGCTATTTCTTAGAAAAACAGCTATTTATTCAACATTCTGAATCTGTTCGCGAATTTTTTCTAACACCGTTTTTAATTGGACAACGATATCTTTGATCTGGATCGGGCTGGATTTTGACCCGATTGTATTGACTTCACGATTCATTTCCTGCAAAAGAAAATCCAATTCCCGTCCTACCGGTTCTTTTACCTGCAGCAGTTTTGCTAATTTCTCTAAATGGATACTCAGCCGATCCAACTCTTCATGGATATCGCCACGTTCCAATAAAATTGCTAATTCTGTCAGCAATCGATCTTGGTCAACCGTATTGCCTAAGTATTCCTCCAGCTTCGCTTGATAACGCTGCTGAAAATCGGCTTCGTATTCGGTCACAAACCCGTTCAGCTTTGTCACCAATGCTTGAACTTGCTTATTGTAGTCTGCCAGCACCTTTTGAATCCCTGATCCTTCATGTTCTCGGCTAGCCGCCAGCTGCGTAAAGGCTTCACTAGCAACCGTTTGGACCAATTCTTCTAACGTGTCTTTTTCCGTCGGCTGATCTACCAAGGTCACAAAATCGGATTGTTCCATCGCCTTCACCAGCACCTGCTCTACTGGAAAATCGACAACA
It encodes the following:
- the gmk gene encoding guanylate kinase, which gives rise to MSERGLLIVLSGPSGVGKGTVRKAIFERDDNEFQYSVSMTTRPMREGEVDGVDYYFRTKEEFEAMIEAGEMLEYAEYVGNYYGTPLTYVNQTLDEGKDVFLEIEVQGAQQVKEKVPDGVFIFLTPPDLAELKARIVGRGTDSPEVIEERMRVARQEIEMMALYDYAVVNDEVFKAVDRIKDIIVSEHYRVDRVIGNYIKMLKEI
- a CDS encoding YicC/YloC family endoribonuclease, giving the protein MKSMTGYGQAAKTNEAYELTIELKSVNNRFLDLQIRMPKELNPFEALIRKAAKEKIQRGRVDVFINMAPLKSGNKKVSVNWELLNQLVTELQIGGKEHFGVVDFPVEQVLVKAMEQSDFVTLVDQPTEKDTLEELVQTVASEAFTQLAASREHEGSGIQKVLADYNKQVQALVTKLNGFVTEYEADFQQRYQAKLEEYLGNTVDQDRLLTELAILLERGDIHEELDRLSIHLEKLAKLLQVKEPVGRELDFLLQEMNREVNTIGSKSSPIQIKDIVVQLKTVLEKIREQIQNVE